From the genome of Calditrichota bacterium, one region includes:
- a CDS encoding 30S ribosomal protein S12 yields MPTINQLVRFGRKRVTKKTHAPALTGSPQRRGVCTRVYTTTPKKPNSALRKVARVRLTNGFEVTAYIPGEGHNLQEHSIVLIRGGRVKDLPGVRYHIIRGVLDTAGVQDRAQGRSKYGAKKKK; encoded by the coding sequence TTGCCAACGATTAATCAACTTGTCAGATTTGGTAGGAAACGAGTTACGAAAAAGACGCATGCGCCGGCGTTAACCGGCTCTCCTCAGAGACGAGGAGTGTGTACGCGCGTTTACACGACGACTCCGAAGAAGCCAAATTCGGCTTTGAGAAAAGTAGCAAGGGTGCGTTTGACAAATGGATTTGAGGTGACGGCATATATCCCCGGCGAGGGGCACAATTTGCAAGAGCACTCTATTGTGTTGATTCGCGGCGGTCGTGTAAAAGATTTGCCGGGAGTTCGTTATCATATTATCCGCGGCGTGCTTGATACTGCGGGTGTTCAGGATCGTGCGCAGGGACGGTCTAAATATGGCGCCAAAAAGAAAAAATAA
- the rpoC gene encoding DNA-directed RNA polymerase subunit beta', which produces MKPEMITKPKFNAIAINLSSPDKILERSYGEVTKPETINYRSFKPEKDGLFCEKIFGPVRDWECHCGKYKRIRYKGIICDRCGVEVTMKSVRRERMGHISLAVPVVHIWYWKSLPSKIGYVLGLSMSELERIIYYESYVVIQPGKSGLKEKELISEEDYFRILSEFPDVEAAEDENERFVAKIGGEAVLELLKRVDIERLSGELRHQIQVDTSIQRRKDALKRLKVIEAFKRSKLFKENKPEWMVMTIIPVIPPELRPLVPLEGGRFATSDLNDLYRRVIIRNNRLKKLLEIKAPEVILRNEKRMLQEAVDSLFDNGRKTAAVRSDGNRALKSLSDMLRGKQGRFRQNLLGKRIDYSGRSVIVVGPELKMHECGLPKEMALELFKPFVIRKLVERGLVKTVKSAKKMVEKRGNEVWQILEEIIEDHPIMLNRAPTLHRLGIQAFQPILIEGKAIQIHPLVCAAFNADFDGDQMAVHIPLSFYAQVETRVLMLSTHNILSPANGRPLAVPSQDMVLGCYYMTKSRSGEPGEGKVFSSPDEVILAYENGITGLHARIKVRMQGELIETIPGRVIFNQIVPKGIPYVNELLTKKRVEEIIAEVYARLGNLRTAQFLDQIKTLGFYYAMKGGLTIGMDDVITPDEKQAALDEADASVHKIMKQYSDKIITDGERYNKIIDIWTHTTSQVADLMWDRLRKADNGFNPIYMMADSGARGSREQIRQLAAMRGLMAKPQKKMTGEMGEIIENPITANFKEGLSVLEYFISTHGARKGLADTALKTADAGYLTRRLVDVAHDVIVTEDDCGTILGLRIGDLKEGEEVIEPLRDRILGRVAAEDVFNDDGDVLVEAGELIDEDKADRIYHAGLETVSIRSVLTCESRQGVCALCYGRNLATGKLVKIGEAVGVVAAQSIGEPGTQLTLRTFHIGGTAARIAAQSQAQAKNEGFVYFENIKFVERDDGNLVTIARNGTIKLKDEENRVLSIYIVPYGSEIVVKEKQEVKKGDVLFRWDPYVTGILSFHSGHVKFEDIIENITFREETDDATGLRQLVIIESRNRALSPQIKIVDDEGNELSSYILPVRSSIQVKEGDVVKAGDFLVKIPRELAKTRDITGGLPRVAELFEARRPKEPAVVSEIDGIVNFGEIRRGVRKLTVTSRDGHEEKIYQIPYGKHILVHDGDLVSAGEKLCEGSVAPHDILNIMGANKVQEYLVNEIQEVYRLQGVRINDKHIEVIVRQMLQKVKIDDPGDTMYLPGDQVDKIFFQLENNKIRTRVVIVDTGDSDLYVNQVVDRKELERINQKLTKAKKTPAKSRPAKPATFQPLLLGITKASLTTESFISAASFQETTRVLADASIEGKVDRLHGMKENVVMGNLIPAGTGLRKYQNIIILDREEEEFDEQKSDADPVDPESVGDKPSK; this is translated from the coding sequence ATGAAACCGGAAATGATCACCAAGCCCAAGTTTAATGCAATAGCCATTAACTTGTCTTCTCCTGATAAGATTTTGGAAAGGTCTTATGGGGAAGTTACAAAGCCGGAAACAATCAACTATCGTTCCTTTAAGCCCGAAAAAGACGGTCTTTTCTGCGAAAAGATTTTTGGACCGGTTCGGGATTGGGAATGTCATTGCGGTAAATACAAACGGATTCGATATAAAGGCATCATCTGTGATCGATGCGGCGTAGAAGTTACCATGAAAAGTGTCCGCCGTGAACGAATGGGGCATATCTCTCTCGCAGTTCCGGTCGTACATATTTGGTATTGGAAATCTTTGCCTTCAAAAATCGGTTACGTCCTTGGATTGAGTATGTCGGAGTTGGAACGGATTATTTATTATGAGTCGTATGTCGTTATTCAGCCCGGCAAAAGCGGATTGAAGGAAAAAGAGCTGATCAGCGAAGAAGATTATTTTCGCATTTTGAGCGAGTTTCCTGATGTTGAAGCTGCTGAAGATGAAAATGAGCGATTTGTGGCTAAAATTGGCGGTGAAGCTGTCCTCGAGTTGCTGAAGCGAGTGGATATTGAGCGTTTATCCGGCGAACTTCGCCACCAAATTCAGGTTGACACCTCTATTCAGCGGAGAAAGGATGCGCTGAAGAGGCTCAAAGTCATTGAAGCGTTCAAACGCAGCAAACTTTTCAAAGAAAATAAGCCGGAGTGGATGGTCATGACGATTATCCCGGTCATACCTCCCGAATTGCGGCCGCTGGTTCCATTGGAAGGCGGGCGCTTTGCCACTTCGGATTTGAATGATTTGTATCGTCGCGTTATTATTCGTAATAATCGATTGAAAAAATTATTAGAGATAAAAGCTCCGGAAGTCATTTTGCGAAACGAAAAGCGAATGCTTCAGGAAGCGGTTGATTCGTTATTTGACAATGGACGAAAGACGGCGGCCGTGCGTTCTGATGGGAATCGAGCGCTGAAATCGCTGTCCGATATGTTGCGCGGAAAACAGGGGCGCTTCCGCCAGAATTTATTGGGAAAACGTATCGATTACTCCGGACGTTCGGTCATTGTGGTCGGTCCTGAGTTGAAGATGCATGAGTGCGGTTTGCCCAAAGAAATGGCGTTGGAATTGTTTAAGCCCTTTGTCATCCGCAAATTGGTGGAACGCGGACTGGTGAAGACGGTGAAAAGCGCCAAAAAAATGGTCGAAAAGCGCGGCAATGAAGTGTGGCAAATTTTAGAGGAGATCATTGAGGATCATCCCATTATGTTAAACCGCGCTCCTACATTGCACAGATTGGGTATTCAAGCGTTTCAGCCGATTTTAATTGAAGGAAAAGCAATTCAGATTCATCCGCTGGTTTGTGCGGCGTTTAACGCTGATTTTGACGGCGACCAGATGGCGGTACATATTCCGCTCTCGTTTTACGCTCAGGTGGAAACCAGGGTGCTGATGCTGTCGACGCACAATATTTTGTCTCCGGCGAACGGGCGTCCGCTGGCGGTGCCGAGCCAGGATATGGTTCTCGGCTGTTACTATATGACCAAGAGCCGTTCAGGTGAGCCAGGCGAGGGCAAAGTTTTTTCGTCTCCGGACGAAGTGATTTTGGCTTATGAAAATGGAATTACTGGCTTGCATGCGCGCATTAAAGTGCGTATGCAGGGGGAGTTAATTGAAACGATTCCTGGACGCGTTATCTTCAATCAGATTGTTCCAAAAGGAATTCCTTATGTAAATGAATTGCTGACAAAGAAACGCGTGGAAGAGATTATCGCTGAAGTTTATGCGAGATTGGGCAATTTGCGAACCGCTCAATTTCTGGATCAGATCAAAACGCTGGGATTTTACTACGCCATGAAAGGCGGCCTGACGATTGGCATGGATGATGTGATCACGCCGGACGAAAAACAGGCGGCGCTTGACGAAGCCGATGCTAGCGTTCATAAAATTATGAAGCAATACTCCGATAAAATTATTACTGACGGCGAGCGCTACAATAAAATTATCGACATTTGGACGCATACAACGAGTCAGGTCGCTGATTTGATGTGGGATCGACTGAGAAAAGCGGACAATGGTTTTAATCCGATTTACATGATGGCTGATTCAGGCGCTCGAGGTTCTCGTGAGCAGATTCGTCAGTTAGCTGCCATGCGCGGGCTGATGGCTAAACCGCAAAAGAAAATGACCGGCGAAATGGGCGAAATTATCGAAAATCCTATTACTGCAAATTTTAAAGAAGGTTTATCCGTTTTAGAGTATTTTATTTCCACGCATGGCGCGCGAAAAGGTTTGGCAGACACAGCGTTGAAAACTGCTGATGCCGGATATTTGACAAGACGACTTGTCGATGTGGCTCACGATGTGATTGTTACTGAAGATGATTGTGGGACAATCCTTGGATTGCGCATTGGCGATCTGAAAGAAGGCGAAGAAGTGATCGAGCCTTTGCGCGACAGAATTTTGGGACGCGTGGCCGCCGAAGACGTGTTTAATGATGATGGTGATGTGCTTGTTGAAGCGGGGGAATTAATTGATGAAGATAAAGCTGATCGCATTTACCATGCGGGACTTGAAACTGTCTCCATTCGTTCCGTGCTAACATGTGAGTCGCGGCAAGGCGTTTGTGCTCTGTGTTACGGCAGAAATTTGGCGACTGGTAAGCTGGTAAAAATCGGAGAAGCCGTCGGAGTCGTCGCCGCTCAGTCCATTGGGGAGCCAGGAACTCAGTTAACGTTGAGAACTTTCCACATTGGCGGCACAGCCGCGCGTATTGCAGCGCAATCACAGGCTCAGGCGAAGAATGAGGGATTTGTCTATTTTGAAAATATAAAATTTGTTGAGCGGGACGATGGAAATCTTGTGACGATTGCCAGAAATGGCACAATTAAGTTAAAAGATGAGGAGAATCGTGTTTTATCAATATATATTGTGCCATACGGATCGGAAATCGTCGTCAAAGAAAAACAAGAAGTGAAAAAAGGTGACGTGCTTTTCCGCTGGGATCCGTACGTGACTGGGATACTATCGTTCCATTCTGGTCATGTGAAATTTGAGGATATTATTGAAAATATCACTTTCCGAGAAGAGACGGACGACGCCACCGGACTGCGTCAGTTAGTGATTATCGAGTCACGCAATAGGGCGCTCAGTCCGCAAATTAAGATAGTGGATGACGAGGGCAATGAACTGAGCTCTTACATTTTGCCTGTTCGCTCGTCCATCCAGGTGAAGGAAGGCGACGTGGTGAAAGCCGGAGATTTTCTGGTAAAAATTCCGCGGGAACTTGCCAAGACCAGAGATATTACGGGCGGTTTACCGAGAGTCGCAGAATTATTTGAAGCTCGTCGCCCCAAAGAACCCGCCGTTGTCAGCGAAATCGATGGCATTGTGAATTTTGGGGAGATTCGTCGCGGTGTCCGGAAATTGACGGTGACTTCGAGAGACGGGCATGAAGAAAAAATTTACCAGATACCCTATGGTAAACATATTTTGGTTCATGACGGCGATCTCGTATCCGCGGGCGAAAAGCTGTGCGAAGGCTCTGTCGCTCCGCACGATATTTTGAATATCATGGGCGCGAACAAGGTTCAGGAGTACCTGGTGAATGAGATTCAGGAAGTGTATCGACTTCAGGGCGTGCGCATCAATGACAAACATATTGAAGTAATTGTACGTCAGATGCTGCAAAAAGTTAAAATTGACGACCCAGGCGATACCATGTATTTACCGGGGGATCAAGTTGATAAAATTTTTTTCCAACTGGAAAATAACAAAATTCGCACCAGAGTTGTTATTGTGGATACGGGAGATTCTGATTTGTACGTCAATCAGGTTGTCGACCGAAAGGAATTGGAACGCATCAATCAAAAACTGACCAAAGCGAAAAAGACGCCTGCGAAATCAAGGCCGGCAAAACCGGCGACGTTTCAGCCGTTATTGTTAGGAATCACCAAAGCTTCGTTGACGACGGAGAGCTTTATTTCAGCGGCGTCATTCCAGGAGACGACACGAGTATTGGCGGATGCTTCTATTGAAGGAAAGGTTGATCGGTTGCACGGCATGAAAGAAAATGTCGTGATGGGAAATCTGATTCCGGCAGGAACTGGTTTGAGAAAATACCAGAATATTATTATCCTTGATCGCGAGGAAGAGGAATTTGATGAACAAAAATCTGACGCTGATCCTGTTGATCCGGAATCAGTAGGAGACAAACCGTCAAAGTAA
- the rpoB gene encoding DNA-directed RNA polymerase subunit beta, translating to MQNTKRKRKSFSKIQTIVDLPDLLNIQLDSFKEFIQPDVPADKRENKGLQAVFNSIFPIEDSRENFILDFISYYLEKPKYSVEECQERGNTFAAPLKAKLRLSIRDPESDSGEIIDSMEQTVYLGNIPIMTEKGTFIINGAERIVVSQLHRSPGAFFAEMKHPNGTKIYSARIIPLRGSWLEFVTDINDVMYFYIDRRKKFPVTTLLRAIGYSTDREIYELFDMVEECAVADEKIESYFGKTVLMDVIDYETGEILIEKDSTLDREALTNLREHQIEKVKFVKAESPYSPEIINNTIRKDPTKSEKEALEMIYRHLRSGDAPDLETARNLVFRFFFNPKRYDLGEVGRYRLNNKLGLEIDVELTVLTKEDIISIINYLLDLRNGKRSADDIDHLGNRRIKTVGEQLAAQMSVGLSRLARTVKERMNLRDNEELTPQDLVNARTILSVINTFFGTSQLSQFMDQTNPLAEMTHKRRLSALGPGGLTRERAGFEVRDVHYTHYGRLCPIETPEGPNIGLISSLTTFGRINHLGFIETPYRKVVDGRVTNEIHYLSADDEENLRVAQANAPIDEKGYFINDRVQVRFRGDFPLVSPNEVDYMDVSPTQMVSAAASLIPFLEHDDANRALMGSNMQRQSVPLLKPEAPIVGTGLEQEVASDSRAMVVCKRDGIVESVDAGRIVVRIEEPEDSQELDIENLLDFDNDETDVYPLIKFRRTNQDTCVNQVPLVRKGDFVRKGDVLADGCATQGGELALGRNVLVAFMPWRGYNFEDAIVISERVVQEDVYTSIHIEQFELQVRDTKRGEEELTREIPNVSEEATKDLDENGIIRVGAEVREGDILVGKVTPKGETDPTPEEKLLKAIFGEKAGDVKDASLKATTGLHGTVISTKLFSRKKRDSKNKRQEKKALEKIDKWLVAEKQRTKRLRDSKLIRVLQGQKSVGIRELESGKVVVRAKMVLKRDYLETLDFDKLDLTQPLVEDEDRNQLVAQILEQYYVKLDSLNEDYENHRFKVTVGDELPPGIVQMAKVYVAKKRKLMIGDKMAGRHGNKGVVATIVPIEDMPFLPDGTPVDIVLNPLGVPSRMNLGQILETSLGWAGKILDVIYATPVFDGASLEEVQAEMKKAGLPGDGKSVLFDGRTGEPFDNSVTVGYIYIMKLSHLVEDKIHARSIGPYSLITQQPLGGKAQFGGQRFGEMEVWALEAYGAAHTLQEILTVKSDDVRGRSKAYEAIVKGESLPEPGVPESFNVLIRELMGLGLDVELLNLKKEEEN from the coding sequence ATGCAAAATACAAAACGCAAAAGAAAATCATTTTCCAAAATTCAGACTATTGTTGATCTGCCTGATTTATTAAATATTCAGTTGGACTCGTTCAAGGAGTTTATCCAACCGGATGTTCCCGCCGACAAGCGCGAGAACAAAGGATTGCAGGCGGTTTTCAATAGCATTTTTCCGATTGAGGATAGTCGAGAAAATTTCATTCTGGATTTTATTTCATATTATCTGGAAAAGCCGAAATACTCAGTTGAAGAATGCCAGGAGCGGGGCAATACTTTCGCCGCGCCATTGAAGGCAAAGCTGCGTTTATCGATTCGTGATCCGGAGAGTGATTCCGGCGAGATTATTGATTCGATGGAACAGACCGTCTATTTGGGCAATATTCCAATAATGACCGAAAAGGGGACGTTCATCATCAACGGCGCCGAGCGAATCGTTGTCAGTCAATTGCATCGTTCCCCGGGCGCTTTTTTCGCTGAGATGAAACATCCTAATGGCACGAAAATTTATTCGGCTCGTATCATCCCGCTTCGGGGATCATGGTTGGAATTTGTGACCGACATTAACGACGTCATGTATTTTTACATTGATCGGCGAAAGAAATTTCCGGTGACGACGTTGTTGCGTGCGATTGGATATTCGACGGACCGGGAAATTTACGAGTTGTTCGACATGGTCGAGGAGTGCGCAGTCGCGGATGAAAAGATCGAATCCTATTTTGGCAAGACCGTGTTGATGGATGTGATTGATTATGAAACCGGCGAAATTCTAATAGAAAAAGATTCGACTTTAGATCGTGAAGCATTGACGAATTTGCGCGAGCACCAAATCGAAAAAGTCAAATTTGTGAAGGCGGAGTCTCCTTACAGCCCGGAAATCATCAATAACACGATTCGCAAAGATCCGACAAAGTCTGAAAAAGAAGCGCTGGAAATGATTTACCGCCATCTTCGCTCTGGCGATGCGCCTGATCTGGAAACAGCGAGGAATCTGGTGTTCCGCTTTTTCTTTAATCCGAAAAGATATGATCTGGGTGAGGTCGGCCGTTATCGTTTGAATAACAAATTAGGCCTTGAAATCGATGTCGAACTTACTGTTTTGACTAAAGAAGATATCATTTCGATCATCAATTATTTGCTGGATTTGCGAAATGGCAAGCGCTCGGCTGATGATATCGATCACCTCGGCAATCGGCGCATTAAAACCGTTGGCGAGCAGTTAGCGGCTCAAATGAGCGTCGGATTGTCGCGATTAGCGCGAACTGTCAAAGAACGAATGAATTTGCGGGACAATGAAGAGTTGACCCCGCAGGATCTGGTAAATGCGCGGACTATTTTGTCGGTGATCAATACATTTTTTGGCACCAGCCAGCTCTCGCAGTTCATGGATCAAACGAACCCGTTGGCGGAGATGACGCACAAACGTCGTTTGTCGGCGTTAGGACCTGGCGGTTTGACGCGCGAACGTGCCGGATTCGAGGTGCGCGATGTTCATTATACTCATTACGGACGATTGTGTCCAATTGAGACGCCGGAAGGTCCGAATATCGGACTTATTTCTTCGTTGACGACGTTCGGGCGGATCAACCATTTGGGGTTTATTGAAACGCCGTATCGCAAGGTAGTTGATGGCCGCGTAACCAATGAAATTCACTATCTTTCTGCCGACGATGAAGAGAATTTGCGTGTGGCTCAGGCGAACGCGCCGATTGACGAAAAGGGCTATTTTATTAATGATCGTGTTCAAGTGCGGTTCCGCGGTGACTTTCCGCTGGTTTCTCCTAATGAAGTGGACTATATGGATGTATCTCCGACTCAGATGGTGTCTGCTGCAGCTTCGTTGATTCCGTTTTTGGAACACGATGACGCAAACCGCGCTTTGATGGGCTCGAACATGCAGCGCCAGTCAGTGCCGCTTTTGAAGCCGGAAGCGCCAATCGTGGGCACCGGCCTTGAGCAAGAAGTTGCCAGCGACTCTCGCGCGATGGTCGTCTGCAAACGCGATGGCATCGTGGAAAGCGTTGATGCGGGTCGAATTGTTGTGCGCATTGAAGAGCCGGAGGATAGCCAGGAACTGGATATTGAAAATTTGCTTGATTTTGATAATGATGAAACGGATGTTTATCCGTTAATAAAATTTAGACGCACAAATCAGGATACCTGCGTTAATCAGGTGCCACTGGTAAGAAAAGGCGATTTTGTTCGCAAAGGTGATGTGCTTGCAGATGGCTGCGCGACTCAGGGCGGCGAATTAGCGTTGGGAAGAAATGTGTTAGTGGCTTTTATGCCGTGGCGCGGCTATAATTTTGAAGATGCGATCGTCATCTCGGAGCGAGTAGTACAGGAAGATGTTTACACTTCCATCCATATTGAGCAATTTGAACTTCAGGTGCGCGATACCAAACGCGGCGAGGAAGAGTTGACCAGAGAAATACCGAATGTGAGCGAAGAAGCGACAAAGGATTTGGATGAGAACGGTATTATTCGCGTTGGTGCCGAAGTTCGCGAGGGCGATATTCTTGTCGGAAAAGTGACGCCAAAAGGCGAGACCGATCCTACTCCCGAAGAAAAGTTGCTGAAAGCGATCTTTGGTGAGAAAGCCGGAGACGTCAAGGATGCGTCGCTCAAAGCAACAACGGGTTTGCACGGCACTGTGATTTCGACCAAGCTTTTTTCCCGAAAAAAACGAGATTCCAAAAATAAGCGTCAAGAAAAGAAAGCGCTTGAAAAAATCGATAAATGGCTTGTTGCTGAAAAGCAGCGGACGAAACGTCTGAGAGATAGTAAATTAATCAGAGTTTTGCAGGGACAAAAGTCTGTTGGTATTCGTGAGTTAGAGAGCGGAAAAGTTGTCGTGCGCGCGAAAATGGTTCTGAAAAGAGATTATCTGGAAACGCTGGATTTTGATAAATTGGATTTGACACAGCCGTTGGTTGAAGATGAAGATCGGAATCAATTGGTCGCGCAAATTTTGGAACAGTATTATGTAAAATTGGATTCTCTGAATGAGGATTATGAAAACCACAGGTTCAAAGTGACGGTGGGAGATGAGTTGCCTCCGGGTATTGTGCAAATGGCAAAAGTTTACGTTGCCAAAAAGCGCAAATTAATGATTGGCGATAAAATGGCGGGACGCCACGGGAACAAAGGTGTTGTGGCGACAATCGTGCCGATTGAAGACATGCCATTTTTACCCGACGGCACCCCGGTCGATATTGTTCTCAATCCGCTTGGTGTTCCGTCCCGAATGAATTTGGGCCAAATTTTGGAAACCAGCCTGGGTTGGGCCGGAAAAATACTGGATGTCATCTATGCGACGCCGGTTTTCGACGGCGCTTCATTGGAAGAGGTACAGGCAGAGATGAAGAAAGCAGGTCTGCCCGGAGATGGTAAGTCTGTTTTGTTCGACGGAAGAACCGGGGAACCATTTGACAACTCGGTGACTGTTGGATATATTTACATCATGAAATTGTCTCATCTTGTGGAAGACAAAATCCATGCGCGTTCTATCGGACCTTATTCGTTGATTACGCAGCAGCCGTTGGGTGGCAAGGCTCAATTTGGCGGGCAACGATTCGGAGAGATGGAGGTCTGGGCGCTCGAAGCCTACGGCGCTGCGCATACATTGCAAGAAATATTAACTGTGAAGTCCGATGATGTACGCGGACGGTCCAAAGCATACGAAGCAATCGTAAAGGGCGAGTCTTTGCCGGAACCTGGGGTGCCGGAATCGTTCAATGTTTTAATCAGAGAATTGATGGGTCTCGGCCTTGATGTCGAGTTGCTTAATCTGAAAAAAGAGGAAGAAAATTAA